Proteins encoded in a region of the Suricata suricatta isolate VVHF042 chromosome 10, meerkat_22Aug2017_6uvM2_HiC, whole genome shotgun sequence genome:
- the KLRD1 gene encoding natural killer cells antigen CD94, translating into MAASQINPWNLISGILGVICLSLTITTGILLNNLLTKQSIEPTTSPVITEIQEDCCSCQERWIGNQCNCYFFSDEFKIWKESRDFCASHNSSLLQIQDIDELNFMRFNKNFYWIGLRYSEEHRAWLWENNSSVSEDLLPLIQNLDSKKCVVYSSDKTAFDEPCENKYRFICKQQLT; encoded by the exons ATGGCAG CTTCTCAGATCAATCCATGGAACTTGATTTCTGGGATCTTAGGAGTAATATGCCTTTCACTGACGATTACTACGGGAATTTTGTTGAACaatt TACTTACTAAACAAAGTATTGAGCCAACAACGTCTCCAGTAATCACAGAAATCCAGGAAG acTGTTGTTCTTGCCAAGAAAGGTGGATTGGGAACCAATGCAACTGCTACTTCTTTTCTGATGaatttaaaatttggaaagaaagtcGTGATTTCTGTGCTTCTCATAATTCCAGTCTACTTCAGATTCAAGACATAGATGAATTG AATTTTATGAGGTTCAATAAAAACTTTTACTGGATTGGGCTCCGTTACAGCGAAGAACATCGTGCCTGGTTGTGGGAAAACAACTCCAGTGTCTCCGAAGATCT ATTGCCATTAATTCAAAATTTAGATTCAAAGAAATGTGTAGTGTATAGCTCAGACAAAACTGCTTTTGATGAACCCTGTGAAAATAAATACCGTTTTATATGTAAGCAACAGCTCACTTAG